Proteins encoded within one genomic window of Rhododendron vialii isolate Sample 1 chromosome 1a, ASM3025357v1:
- the LOC131317374 gene encoding F-box/kelch-repeat protein At1g55270-like translates to MDQTVERSPNAHRGFRVQAPLVDSVSCYCKADSGLKTVAGARKFVPGSKICIQPDINPRAHKTKRNSRRERTRFQPPLLPGLPDDLAIACLIRVPRIEHNRLRLVCRRWHRLLSGNYFYSLRKSLGIAEEWVYIIKRDRDGRISWHAFDPTYQLWQPLPPVPGEYSEALGFGCAVLSGCHLYLFGGKDPLKGSMRRVIYYNARTNKWHRAPDMLRKRYFFGSCVINNCLYVAGGECDGIQRTLRSAEVYDPNKNRWSFIAEMSTAMVPFIGVVYNGKWFLKGLGSHREVLSEAYTPETNTWNPIGDGMVSGWRNPSISMNGKLYALDCRDGCKLRVFDETTNSWNKFIDSKLHLGSSRALEAAALVSLNGKLCIIRNNMSISLVDVSSPDHRVESNPHLWENISGKGHIRTLFTNIWSSIAGRSGLKSHIVHCQVLQA, encoded by the coding sequence GTTGATTCTGTGTCCTGCTATTGTAAAGCAGATTCAGGCTTGAAAACCGTTGCTGGGGCAAGAAAATTCGTTCCGGGATCCAAAATATGCATCCAACCAGATATCAATCCTCGTGCACACAAGACTAAAAGAAACTCGCGAAGGGAGAGGACAAGATTCCAGCCTCCTCTCTTACCGGGTCTTCCTGACGATCTCGCCATTGCTTGTCTCATTCGAGTCCCTCGCATTGAACACAATAGACTCCGTCTCGTTTGCAGGAGATGGCACCGCCTTCTTTCGGGGAACTACTTTTATTCCCTTAGAAAAAGCCTTGGAATTGCGGAGGAGTGGGTTTACATCATTAAAAGAGACCGTGATGGGAGGATTTCGTGGCATGCCTTTGACCCAACCTACCAGCTATGGCAGCCACTTCCCCCAGTTCCTGGGGAATATAGCGAAGCACTTGGATTCGGTTGTGCTGTTCTGAGTGGTTGCCACCTGTACTTATTTGGAGGAAAAGATCCGTTGAAGGGGTCTATGAGGCGGGTCATCTACTACAATGCTAGAACAAATAAGTGGCATAGGGCACCGGATATGCTGCGGAAACGTTACTTTTTTGGTTCTTGTGTCATAAACAACTGCCTTTATGTGGCTGGTGGCGAATGTGATGGAATCCAAAGGACTCTTCGTTCTGCGGAGGTTTATGACCCGAACAAGAACAGATGGAGCTTTATAGCAGAAATGAGCACGGCTATGGTGCCTTTTATTGGCGTTGTTTACAATGGAAAGTGGTTCCTAAAAGGACTAGGGTCCCATCGGGAGGTCCTGAGTGAAGCCTATACTCCGGAAACAAATACCTGGAATCCGATTGGTGATGGGATGGTTTCTGGTTGGCGGAACCCTAGCATCTCGATGAATGGGAAGCTCTATGCTTTGGATTGCCGAGATGGGTGCAAACTTAGGGTTTTCGATGAGACTACCAATTCTTGGAACAAATTTATAGATAGCAAACTGCATTTGGGGAGCTCTAGAGCTCTGGAGGCGGCCGCTCTTGTCTCTCTCAATGGGAAGCTTTGCATTATCCGAAACAACATGAGCATCAGTCTGGTTGATGTATCAAGTCCTGATCATCGGGTGGAGAGTAACCCCCACCTATGGGAGAATATTTCCGGGAAAGGTCACATCCGAACTCTTTTCACAAATATATGGTCAAGTATAGCTGGGCGAAGCGGATTGAAAAGTCATATTGTCCACTGTCAAGTGCTTCAAGCGTGA